In Pseudomonas sp. DNDY-54, a genomic segment contains:
- a CDS encoding iron ABC transporter permease yields MIRTESFPAFQQAVLLGGGGLLLGFLVLSMSTGAGVYGAAEVFRYLTGDPAAVADEKLAMVVDTLRLPRTLAALVVGASLAVAASLLQSATRNPLAEPGLLGVNAGAVLGLVIGLIFYNVESTRGYLLWSGSGALLGNVIVLGIGLMLGQASPLKLILAGVALAAIFGGLANFMLLRTRVALDQFRYWNLGSLSASRLDALGTILPVALLGIVLAALLCRQLTLMQMGDSQARALGIHTTWVRVGVLVASTLLTACAISIAGPIGFVGFLAAYCARLIEPVGLLRQLLFSTLFGMLFLLAADVLARWLLQPYELPVGTLLAAIGAPALITIVLCGGFRSLLTVR; encoded by the coding sequence ATGATCCGAACCGAATCCTTCCCTGCCTTCCAGCAAGCGGTACTGCTGGGAGGCGGCGGTCTTTTACTGGGCTTTTTGGTGCTGTCGATGAGTACCGGCGCCGGCGTATACGGTGCAGCCGAGGTGTTTCGCTATCTGACCGGTGATCCTGCGGCGGTGGCGGATGAAAAACTCGCCATGGTGGTCGATACGCTGCGTCTGCCGCGAACCCTGGCCGCATTGGTGGTGGGTGCAAGCCTCGCAGTTGCCGCATCGCTATTGCAAAGCGCCACCCGTAATCCGCTGGCAGAGCCCGGCTTGCTGGGGGTCAACGCTGGCGCCGTGCTCGGTCTGGTAATCGGATTGATCTTCTACAACGTGGAGTCGACCCGAGGCTATCTGCTGTGGTCCGGTAGCGGTGCCCTGCTGGGCAATGTGATCGTTCTGGGCATCGGGCTGATGCTGGGTCAGGCCAGTCCGCTCAAATTGATACTCGCCGGGGTCGCGCTTGCCGCAATCTTCGGCGGGCTCGCCAACTTCATGCTGCTGCGCACCCGCGTTGCGCTCGACCAGTTCCGTTACTGGAATCTCGGTTCACTGTCGGCTTCGAGGCTCGATGCCCTGGGGACCATCCTTCCGGTCGCACTGCTTGGCATCGTGCTGGCCGCCCTGCTCTGCCGGCAGCTGACGTTGATGCAGATGGGCGACAGCCAGGCCAGAGCGCTGGGCATTCACACCACCTGGGTGCGGGTTGGCGTATTGGTCGCTTCAACACTGCTCACCGCCTGCGCCATATCAATCGCTGGGCCGATAGGCTTTGTTGGCTTTCTAGCTGCTTATTGCGCGCGACTGATCGAACCCGTCGGGCTGCTCCGGCAACTGCTGTTTTCGACTCTGTTCGGCATGCTTTTCCTGCTTGCCGCGGATGTTCTCGCGCGATGGCTGCTGCAGCCCTATGAGTTACCCGTGGGTACGCTGCTGGCTGCAATCGGCGCTCCCGCCTTGATCACCATCGTGCTGTGCGGTGGTTTTCGTTCACTGCTGACCGTGAGGTAG
- a CDS encoding FecCD family ABC transporter permease, which produces MASITPSGFWTVRLGSLSVLLHRRNWLMFGLLTTLLAGFAVVAISLGSGNMGVRDVMATLGGNGSKLHEITVFKIRMPRIAAAVVAGLAMGMAGCLIQTLVRNRLATPDMIGVNEGASLAVVGFAMYLTLGSWPWWASPLGALFAAAALFTLCRRPGEQGYLFIVIGIALSELLGAIGDFGMSTQPLSHLGSIYLWTMGHFAGVSYQTVKPITLVLLVLCPLMALVNRPLALLRFGDATAQSLGVRVPLIQLGVLALAILVASLGTAIAGPVIFIAMAAPILASWLARDNLAPIWLAAMCGAVLMLGSDTLVRVLAQPEEIPTGIMTRLLGGILLLGLLIKDRRGAD; this is translated from the coding sequence ATGGCCTCCATCACCCCTAGCGGTTTCTGGACCGTCCGGCTGGGCAGCCTGAGCGTGTTGCTGCACCGGAGAAACTGGCTGATGTTCGGCCTGCTGACCACGCTGCTCGCCGGTTTCGCCGTTGTCGCCATCAGCCTTGGCTCCGGCAACATGGGCGTGCGCGATGTCATGGCAACGCTGGGCGGCAACGGCAGCAAACTGCACGAGATCACGGTGTTCAAAATCCGCATGCCGCGCATCGCTGCGGCTGTTGTGGCGGGTTTGGCCATGGGCATGGCGGGCTGCCTGATCCAGACGCTGGTACGAAACCGACTGGCTACGCCGGACATGATCGGGGTGAATGAAGGCGCTTCCCTCGCAGTGGTCGGCTTCGCCATGTACCTGACATTGGGCAGCTGGCCCTGGTGGGCGTCGCCGCTGGGCGCGCTCTTCGCCGCCGCAGCGCTGTTCACGCTCTGCCGACGCCCTGGCGAGCAAGGTTATCTGTTCATCGTCATCGGTATCGCACTCTCCGAGTTGCTCGGCGCTATCGGCGACTTCGGCATGTCCACCCAACCGCTGTCGCATCTGGGCAGCATTTACCTCTGGACGATGGGCCACTTCGCCGGGGTCAGTTATCAAACGGTCAAGCCCATCACCCTGGTGCTGCTGGTGCTATGCCCGCTGATGGCGCTGGTCAATCGCCCACTGGCATTGCTTCGCTTCGGCGATGCCACCGCGCAGAGCCTCGGCGTTCGTGTGCCGCTTATCCAACTCGGCGTACTGGCCTTGGCGATTCTGGTGGCGTCCCTGGGCACGGCTATCGCCGGCCCGGTGATCTTCATCGCCATGGCCGCGCCTATCCTGGCGAGCTGGCTGGCACGGGACAACCTTGCGCCGATCTGGCTCGCCGCGATGTGTGGTGCCGTGTTGATGCTGGGCAGTGACACGCTGGTCCGCGTGCTGGCTCAACCAGAAGAGATTCCGACGGGAATCATGACTCGCCTGCTCGGTGGCATTCTGCTGTTGGGCTTGCTCATCAAGGACAGACGAGGAGCTGACTGA
- a CDS encoding ABC transporter ATP-binding protein yields MTVLQVRNLHFAYQDKVVLEDLSFSLPKGRLIGIVGPNGSGKSTLLKLLARQLPQQRGDIEVQGESLTRFTLKRLARQLAFLPQRPVMAEGIRVEQLVQYGRHPHQGWFNQWSEEDAAQVEKARVAMQLDAIWQQQASSLSGGQAQRAWLGMILAQNTDLILLDEPTSALDIGHQAEVMEAVHRIATEGRTVLIVIHDLGIAARYCDELIALADGRIQAMGPARQVITKELVDHLYQTEVDILPAPGDGAPVIVPRRRPLTPSLAPAFKASAHYELAPQDETL; encoded by the coding sequence ATGACCGTTCTCCAGGTGCGGAACCTGCACTTCGCCTATCAGGACAAGGTCGTGCTCGAAGACCTGTCCTTTTCGCTGCCCAAGGGGCGGCTGATCGGAATCGTCGGCCCGAATGGCAGCGGCAAATCCACCCTGCTGAAGCTCCTGGCGCGACAGCTACCCCAGCAACGTGGCGACATTGAAGTTCAGGGTGAATCACTGACTCGCTTCACGCTGAAGCGTCTCGCCAGGCAGCTGGCATTTCTGCCGCAACGCCCGGTCATGGCTGAAGGCATTCGCGTGGAACAGCTAGTGCAATACGGACGCCACCCCCATCAAGGCTGGTTCAATCAGTGGAGCGAAGAAGACGCCGCTCAAGTTGAAAAAGCCAGAGTGGCGATGCAGCTCGACGCCATCTGGCAGCAGCAGGCGTCCTCGCTTTCCGGCGGCCAGGCGCAACGCGCGTGGCTGGGCATGATCCTGGCGCAGAACACCGATCTGATCCTGCTGGATGAGCCCACCAGCGCGCTGGATATCGGCCATCAGGCCGAGGTCATGGAAGCCGTGCATCGAATCGCGACCGAGGGCCGCACGGTGCTGATCGTCATCCACGACCTGGGCATCGCAGCGCGCTATTGCGACGAACTGATCGCCCTCGCCGATGGCCGCATTCAGGCCATGGGGCCGGCGCGGCAAGTGATCACCAAGGAGCTGGTGGATCACCTTTACCAGACCGAAGTTGACATCCTCCCGGCACCTGGGGATGGCGCGCCGGTAATCGTGCCGCGCCGACGACCACTGACCCCATCCCTAGCGCCTGCATTCAAGGCAAGCGCCCATTACGAACTTGCACCACAGGATGAAACCCTATGA
- a CDS encoding iron-siderophore ABC transporter substrate-binding protein — translation MSLRFPLTLTAALLTGLLTLNTQAQTRQVEDAFGNSVIIPTAPERIITLSEIDLDTALTLGVTPIGTVNGRGQAAPPRYLEGKVPKGIKVVGDLDNPNLEVLLELEPDLILTGPVKPEQLAILNEIAPTVITFNWARPWQESMLRTAHVLNKDAEAQAFLERYKARAAEARQRLQDHQGETFSIVRWNPKGPSYMFKDAFSSTVLEDVGLVRPAHQQDPGHTHSMALSLESLELLDGDWLVIGTLATSGEAVEALNQAEETAAFRQLSAIQAKRFAAVDGSLWTSLGGPMAALQVIEDIESIIGKADAEPAARD, via the coding sequence ATGAGCCTGAGATTCCCCCTGACCCTGACTGCCGCATTGCTGACCGGCCTGCTGACACTCAATACCCAGGCACAAACCCGTCAAGTCGAAGATGCGTTTGGCAACAGCGTAATCATCCCGACAGCGCCTGAACGCATCATCACCCTCAGCGAGATCGACCTCGACACCGCTTTGACCCTGGGCGTTACGCCGATCGGCACCGTCAACGGTCGCGGCCAGGCCGCGCCGCCTCGTTACCTTGAAGGCAAAGTGCCAAAGGGCATCAAAGTCGTCGGAGATCTCGACAACCCCAATCTGGAAGTGCTGCTTGAGCTCGAGCCAGACCTGATCCTCACCGGCCCGGTAAAGCCGGAGCAGCTCGCCATCCTCAACGAGATTGCGCCAACCGTCATCACCTTCAACTGGGCGCGCCCATGGCAGGAGAGCATGTTGCGAACCGCTCACGTGCTGAACAAGGATGCCGAAGCCCAGGCCTTTCTTGAGCGATACAAGGCCCGGGCTGCGGAAGCACGCCAAAGGCTGCAGGATCATCAGGGCGAAACGTTCAGCATCGTGCGCTGGAACCCAAAAGGCCCGTCCTACATGTTCAAGGACGCGTTCTCCAGCACCGTCCTCGAAGACGTCGGCTTGGTGCGCCCGGCCCATCAGCAGGACCCAGGGCACACCCATTCGATGGCCCTCAGCCTCGAATCGCTCGAACTGCTCGACGGCGACTGGCTGGTAATCGGCACCCTCGCCACCAGCGGCGAAGCGGTCGAGGCGCTGAACCAGGCCGAGGAGACGGCCGCCTTCCGTCAGTTATCGGCGATCCAGGCCAAGCGCTTCGCCGCCGTGGATGGTTCGCTGTGGACCTCGCTCGGTGGCCCGATGGCTGCCCTGCAAGTAATCGAGGACATCGAATCCATCATCGGCAAAGCGGACGCCGAGCCAGCAGCCAGGGACTGA
- a CDS encoding amino acid adenylation domain-containing protein — MTSLNSRFAGVFARHPDQPALGCMGVSFSYAELQARVAAIVLQLRGKGLIAGDRVGLHLSRGPDLIAALLACVHEGLCFVPLEPDFPLDRLQGIADDAQVHWVIQDEQALRSLSPSLLLKPGIADMPASPVLSDELPAYMMFTSGSTGRPKGVVVGRAALANFLDAATRRIGVGPHTRWLFTTTPAFDISLLEMLGPLWAGGYVEVVCAPAHKDPVALLQLLDSRPDLNTLQATPAFWRMLLKAGWQGRAGLIALCGGEALDTTLATRLGASVGQLWNCYGPTEATIWSMMAPVDLSAEQGVRLRHSLDGYRHWVVDEDGDDVGSGGKGELCIEGISLAQGYWQRSELSDQAFISWRGRRLYRTGDRVRRTGDDEFLYLGRLDDQIKLRGFRIELGEIEANLRQIDGVQDAAVRLLGAGDDACLVGYVEAGCQGAPSRVQIRRALHLTLPHYMIPSRIVMLDALPKTPSGKIDRKRLPEPV; from the coding sequence ATGACCTCACTCAATTCTCGATTCGCCGGTGTTTTTGCCCGTCACCCCGACCAGCCGGCATTGGGATGTATGGGTGTCAGTTTCAGCTATGCCGAACTGCAGGCGCGGGTGGCGGCCATCGTGCTGCAGCTGCGTGGCAAAGGGCTGATTGCGGGTGATCGCGTCGGTTTGCATCTGAGTCGGGGGCCCGATCTGATCGCCGCGTTGCTGGCTTGCGTGCATGAAGGTCTGTGCTTCGTGCCACTCGAACCGGACTTTCCGCTCGACCGGCTGCAAGGCATCGCTGACGACGCGCAGGTGCATTGGGTGATTCAGGATGAGCAGGCTTTGCGGTCGCTTTCGCCGTCGCTGCTCTTGAAACCGGGTATCGCGGACATGCCCGCTTCGCCAGTGCTGAGTGATGAATTGCCGGCTTACATGATGTTCACCTCCGGCTCCACAGGCAGACCCAAGGGCGTGGTCGTCGGCCGCGCCGCCCTTGCCAATTTTCTCGATGCGGCGACGCGAAGAATCGGAGTCGGGCCGCATACGCGTTGGCTGTTCACCACGACCCCGGCTTTCGATATTTCCCTGCTGGAAATGCTGGGGCCGCTCTGGGCGGGCGGCTATGTCGAGGTGGTCTGTGCTCCTGCTCACAAGGACCCGGTGGCACTGCTGCAGTTACTCGACAGCCGACCGGATCTCAATACGCTGCAAGCAACCCCTGCGTTCTGGCGGATGCTGCTCAAAGCAGGATGGCAGGGCCGCGCCGGCCTGATCGCGTTGTGCGGTGGAGAAGCCCTGGACACGACACTCGCGACCCGGCTCGGCGCATCGGTTGGCCAACTCTGGAACTGCTACGGACCCACGGAGGCGACCATCTGGTCAATGATGGCGCCGGTCGACTTGTCGGCTGAGCAAGGCGTACGCCTCAGGCACTCACTTGATGGGTATCGGCACTGGGTGGTGGATGAGGACGGTGATGATGTCGGATCCGGCGGCAAGGGTGAATTGTGTATCGAAGGTATTTCACTGGCCCAAGGCTACTGGCAACGCAGCGAGTTGAGCGATCAGGCTTTCATTAGCTGGCGGGGGCGGCGTCTGTATCGCACCGGTGACCGGGTACGCCGAACCGGTGACGACGAGTTCCTGTACCTCGGACGCCTGGACGACCAGATCAAGCTGCGTGGCTTCCGAATCGAGCTGGGGGAGATCGAAGCGAACCTAAGGCAGATAGACGGGGTCCAGGATGCGGCGGTGCGCTTGCTCGGCGCAGGCGATGATGCCTGTCTGGTGGGCTATGTGGAGGCAGGATGCCAGGGCGCCCCCAGTCGGGTTCAGATTCGGCGAGCGCTTCATCTGACCCTGCCGCACTACATGATTCCGAGCCGCATTGTGATGCTCGACGCGTTACCCAAAACCCCCAGTGGAAAGATCGATCGCAAGCGCCTGCCCGAGCCGGTCTGA